The following proteins are encoded in a genomic region of Dokdonia donghaensis DSW-1:
- a CDS encoding DEAD/DEAH box helicase family protein: protein MLKEAFQFIYTWRTYQERFLKDFQDHIADDHLHVVAPPGSGKTVLGLEMMRRVDKCTLVLAPTITIRNQWEERMFECFIEQEKCTIPLSRNIKKPAHITFATYQSLHAFAKNEMEGDMERMLNFFAQAGIKNIVLDEAHHLKNEWWKPLFALKELPECTITALTATPPYDSDQAEIAKYFQLCGPIDIEISVPELVKEGNLCAHQDYIYFSKPDAAQIEYILDYRVKAKAVIDELVENSEFGSFIINLPVYKTPGKHLEIIYQDPSFYIASLVYLNARGYKIPKVKIDLLGVDLTQEKLPTFNQEWAEKLLQPLLVDGREDYYEDEEVLATVEKTLRKVGAFDKKRVNFKGEQQLYKSLAQSPNKLKSIREIIDFESAQMGSDLRAVILTDYVRKEFIDTPIEALDTINKLGVIPIFHHLRYSLEQHPDRWQGKDKLEKLAVLTGTIIIVHKALVAQITETSDSDDFTHDALGDTAFVIIRPREKVKSQMVSLMTALFTDGHIEVLLGTAALLGEGWDAPAINTLVLASYVSSFVMSNQMRGRAIRVQPSNPDKVASIWHLACIDPTIDGGGEDVAKLTRRFDAFCGVSLEGTPFIENGAERFALPTTILEKDVLNSKMCTLAGNRGAIQQRWEQAIGTGKLLVRELKLDFKPKGKPLQKKSVYYKDAVKYGILQLGALLTITVPEIIINNAGAYFSRGMSFFIYAVLGTAAMVLAPKTYKTLVLYLKYGRVDKLVYKMGQVVLKSLREQYYITTQLEALKLGVEYLPNGAVSCFLTGATAKEEILFVKCMEELLTPIDNARYMIEQSGWWQRKFGFANYYPLPELFAGNKKDALLFFNFWGIYISENARLTFTRTREGRKRLLKARFHYLNTKGGFKTKTSAIWR, encoded by the coding sequence TTGCTCAAAGAAGCCTTTCAATTTATTTATACCTGGCGCACCTATCAGGAGCGATTTTTAAAAGATTTTCAAGATCACATTGCAGATGATCACTTGCACGTAGTTGCCCCACCAGGCTCGGGAAAAACTGTGCTTGGTCTTGAGATGATGCGTCGTGTAGATAAGTGCACGCTTGTGCTCGCACCTACTATCACGATACGCAACCAGTGGGAGGAGCGTATGTTTGAGTGCTTTATCGAGCAAGAAAAATGTACGATTCCGCTTTCGCGAAATATAAAAAAACCTGCACATATCACCTTTGCAACTTATCAATCATTACACGCATTTGCCAAAAATGAAATGGAAGGAGATATGGAACGTATGCTTAATTTTTTCGCGCAAGCGGGAATAAAAAACATCGTACTAGACGAAGCCCATCACCTCAAAAACGAGTGGTGGAAACCACTTTTTGCACTTAAAGAACTACCAGAGTGCACCATTACCGCACTCACGGCAACACCGCCATATGATAGTGATCAAGCAGAGATAGCAAAGTATTTTCAGCTTTGTGGACCCATAGATATTGAGATAAGCGTACCAGAGCTGGTTAAAGAGGGAAACCTATGTGCACACCAAGATTATATATACTTTTCTAAGCCAGATGCTGCACAAATAGAATACATTTTAGACTATCGTGTTAAGGCAAAAGCAGTTATAGATGAGCTGGTTGAAAATAGTGAGTTTGGCAGTTTTATTATAAATCTCCCAGTATATAAAACACCAGGAAAACATCTTGAGATCATTTATCAAGACCCTAGTTTTTATATAGCTTCACTTGTTTATCTCAACGCACGCGGGTATAAAATTCCCAAGGTAAAAATAGATTTGCTAGGTGTAGATCTTACGCAAGAAAAGCTTCCCACCTTTAATCAAGAGTGGGCAGAAAAGTTATTGCAACCCCTACTAGTAGATGGCCGAGAAGATTATTATGAAGACGAAGAGGTACTCGCTACTGTTGAGAAGACACTGCGCAAGGTAGGCGCTTTTGATAAAAAACGTGTAAACTTTAAAGGCGAGCAGCAATTATATAAATCACTAGCGCAAAGCCCTAATAAGCTCAAGAGCATACGAGAGATTATAGATTTTGAAAGTGCTCAAATGGGAAGCGATCTACGTGCTGTAATACTTACAGATTATGTGCGTAAGGAGTTTATAGACACCCCTATAGAGGCGCTTGACACAATAAATAAGCTAGGAGTAATACCTATCTTTCACCATCTGCGATACTCACTTGAACAACATCCAGATAGGTGGCAGGGTAAGGATAAGCTAGAAAAACTTGCCGTACTCACAGGTACCATTATCATAGTACATAAAGCACTGGTAGCACAAATTACAGAGACCTCAGATAGTGATGATTTTACCCACGACGCCTTAGGTGATACAGCCTTTGTGATAATACGTCCCAGAGAAAAGGTAAAAAGCCAGATGGTGAGCCTTATGACGGCTCTCTTTACAGACGGTCATATAGAGGTACTATTAGGCACAGCGGCATTACTAGGAGAAGGTTGGGATGCGCCAGCTATAAATACATTAGTACTTGCCTCTTACGTGAGTTCTTTTGTAATGTCTAACCAGATGCGAGGTAGAGCTATACGAGTACAGCCTAGTAATCCAGATAAGGTGGCTTCTATCTGGCATCTTGCTTGTATAGATCCCACTATAGATGGTGGTGGGGAAGATGTGGCTAAGTTAACCCGACGCTTTGATGCTTTTTGTGGTGTGTCACTAGAGGGAACTCCCTTTATAGAAAATGGAGCAGAGCGGTTTGCTCTACCTACCACTATTTTAGAAAAAGATGTATTAAATAGTAAAATGTGTACCCTTGCGGGAAATAGGGGTGCGATACAACAGCGATGGGAGCAAGCTATAGGTACGGGAAAACTGCTAGTGCGCGAACTGAAACTAGACTTTAAACCTAAGGGGAAGCCGTTACAAAAAAAGAGCGTCTATTATAAAGATGCTGTAAAATATGGAATACTACAGCTAGGAGCCTTACTCACGATTACCGTACCCGAGATTATTATCAATAATGCAGGAGCTTACTTCTCTAGAGGGATGAGCTTTTTTATATATGCAGTGCTAGGCACAGCTGCAATGGTACTGGCGCCTAAGACATATAAAACGCTCGTATTGTACTTAAAATATGGACGTGTAGATAAACTAGTCTATAAAATGGGACAAGTCGTGCTTAAAAGCCTACGAGAGCAATACTACATCACCACGCAACTAGAAGCTCTAAAACTAGGTGTAGAGTATCTACCTAATGGTGCCGTCTCTTGCTTTCTTACAGGAGCTACTGCCAAAGAAGAAATCCTTTTTGTAAAGTGTATGGAAGAACTTCTCACGCCTATAGATAATGCACGCTATATGATTGAGCAGTCTGGGTGGTGGCAGCGTAAGTTTGGCTTTGCAAATTATTATCCCTTACCAGAACTCTTTGCAGGAAATAAAAAAGATGCTTTGCTCTTTTTTAACTTCTGGGGAATTTATATTTCAGAAAATGCAAGGCTCACATTCACGCGGACGAGGGAAGGCAGAAAACGACTCTTAAAAGCACGTTTTCACTACTTAAATACCAAAGGCGGATTTAAAACCAAGACGAGCGCTATCTGGAGGTAA
- the hemB gene encoding porphobilinogen synthase, which translates to MLIRNRRLRSSEAMRSLVRETYITPNDFLVPLFVVEGKGVKQEIDSMPDYYRYSLDLLTKEVKELWAMGLKAVLLFVKVPDNLKDNSGTEALNADGLMQRAIKTVKDACPDMLVMTDVALDPYSKFGHDGVVGNGEIVNDDTTAILAEMGLSHARAGADVLAPSDMMDGRIFEMRTLLEDEGFYNTGIMSYSAKYASSFYGPFRDALDSAPVDLKDIPKDKKTYQMDFANRDEAIKETLMDIEEGADIVMVKPGLCYLDIVRDLREVVNVPIAVYQVSGEYAMLKAAAEKGWLDHDSVMMEQITAIKRAGAQVIASYFAKDVVKLLG; encoded by the coding sequence ATGCTTATAAGAAACCGAAGACTACGCAGCAGTGAGGCTATGCGCTCACTAGTAAGAGAGACCTATATCACTCCAAATGATTTTCTTGTACCGCTTTTTGTGGTAGAAGGAAAAGGGGTAAAGCAAGAGATAGACTCTATGCCAGATTACTATCGCTACAGTCTAGACTTACTTACTAAGGAGGTAAAAGAGCTCTGGGCAATGGGACTTAAAGCCGTGCTTCTCTTTGTAAAAGTACCTGATAACTTAAAAGACAACTCTGGTACCGAAGCGCTTAATGCAGATGGCCTAATGCAACGTGCTATAAAAACCGTAAAAGACGCCTGTCCAGATATGCTGGTTATGACAGACGTTGCACTAGATCCTTACTCAAAATTTGGTCACGATGGTGTGGTAGGTAATGGTGAGATTGTAAATGATGACACCACAGCCATACTTGCCGAGATGGGATTGAGTCACGCTCGCGCTGGTGCAGATGTACTTGCGCCAAGTGATATGATGGATGGCCGCATTTTTGAAATGCGCACCTTGCTAGAAGACGAAGGTTTTTATAACACTGGCATTATGAGTTATAGTGCAAAGTATGCAAGCTCTTTTTATGGCCCTTTTCGTGATGCTCTAGACAGCGCACCAGTAGACTTAAAAGATATTCCAAAAGATAAAAAAACCTACCAGATGGACTTTGCAAATCGTGACGAAGCGATTAAAGAAACCCTGATGGATATAGAAGAAGGTGCAGATATCGTGATGGTAAAGCCAGGACTATGCTACCTAGACATTGTACGTGATTTACGAGAAGTTGTAAATGTACCGATAGCTGTATATCAAGTAAGTGGTGAGTATGCAATGCTCAAAGCCGCTGCCGAAAAAGGATGGCTAGACCACGATAGCGTTATGATGGAACAAATCACAGCCATAAAAAGAGCTGGCGCACAAGTAATAGCTAGCTACTTTGCAAAAGATGTAGTAAAGCTACTTGGGTAA
- a CDS encoding DUF3291 domain-containing protein, with protein MAYHLAQLNVARMKGVSIEDPEMKDFRDNTDRVNELAESSPGFIWRDVIDTEAAPTPNALNDEQVLINFSVWEDVASLREFTYKTFHSAIMKRQKEWFQKYGTAHYVLWWIEAGTTPTAQEGLEKLEFLQKHGASKEAFTFKEVYEKPE; from the coding sequence ATGGCATATCACCTTGCACAGCTCAATGTAGCCCGTATGAAGGGTGTCTCTATAGAAGATCCAGAGATGAAGGACTTTAGAGATAATACAGACCGTGTAAATGAGCTAGCCGAAAGTTCGCCAGGGTTTATATGGCGTGACGTTATAGATACCGAAGCCGCACCAACTCCTAATGCGCTTAATGATGAGCAGGTGCTTATTAATTTTTCTGTGTGGGAAGATGTGGCGTCACTAAGAGAATTTACCTATAAAACCTTCCACAGTGCGATTATGAAACGCCAGAAAGAGTGGTTCCAAAAATACGGAACAGCACACTACGTACTCTGGTGGATTGAAGCAGGCACAACACCTACAGCGCAAGAAGGACTAGAGAAGCTCGAGTTCTTACAAAAGCACGGCGCAAGCAAAGAAGCATTTACTTTTAAAGAGGTTTATGAGAAGCCAGAGTAG
- a CDS encoding c-type cytochrome codes for MMKSNTSVIYTVALLGIVLLGYILWNIDYEDESSYSGTECAGPGIPIDYIVSSHRQELSLIEEEGKLLFKANCAACHKLYRPMTGPALYQISNVVENDTVFNEYITGKTRPYFERKTDKFCLTFPDLSIAQTTAILKYTDVD; via the coding sequence ATGATGAAAAGTAATACATCTGTCATATATACTGTTGCTCTATTAGGAATTGTTTTGCTAGGTTATATCCTCTGGAATATTGATTATGAAGATGAATCATCTTACTCAGGTACCGAGTGTGCAGGACCTGGAATCCCTATTGACTATATAGTGTCCTCACATCGGCAAGAGTTATCGCTTATTGAAGAAGAAGGAAAACTCTTGTTCAAAGCGAATTGTGCGGCTTGCCATAAACTATATAGACCAATGACTGGACCAGCACTCTATCAAATCAGTAATGTTGTCGAGAATGATACAGTATTCAACGAATATATCACAGGAAAAACGAGGCCTTATTTTGAGAGAAAAACAGATAAGTTTTGTCTGACATTCCCTGATTTATCAATTGCTCAAACAACTGCAATCTTAAAATATACAGATGTTGATTAA
- a CDS encoding CNNM domain-containing protein, with translation MGQLLLWATISIFFSFLCSILEAVLLSVTPTFINIKKSEGKAYAETLEELKKDVDKPLIAILTLNTLAHTVGAMMVGTVAADLYPEFVINLGFTEINFLGFVSAIMTLLILIASEIIPKTIGAKFWKSLANFSAKTLKIMVLLLKYTGVLWLLQLFTRMVGGGGHHESVLSREDFTAMAQMAGEDGVFEESESKILNNLLTFKEVLTKDIMTPRTVIKMADANTTVADFFEENQSLRFSRIPIFEGTRDHITGIVLKSEVYREMALDNHTTTLKEIERPILITKRNLPIPDLFEELISTKNHIALVVDEYGTMSGLVTMEDVIETLLGLEIMDESDSVADLQTLARRNWQKRAKALGLYDENSAKS, from the coding sequence ATGGGTCAACTTTTACTTTGGGCAACGATTTCGATATTTTTTTCATTCTTGTGTTCTATACTTGAAGCTGTACTTCTAAGTGTGACACCTACATTTATAAACATCAAAAAAAGTGAAGGCAAAGCCTACGCCGAAACTCTTGAAGAACTTAAAAAAGATGTAGATAAACCACTTATTGCAATCCTTACCTTAAACACACTTGCACACACCGTAGGTGCAATGATGGTAGGTACTGTAGCTGCAGATTTATACCCAGAATTTGTTATAAACTTAGGCTTTACAGAGATTAATTTTCTTGGTTTTGTCTCTGCAATAATGACCTTACTTATCTTAATTGCTAGTGAGATAATACCTAAAACAATAGGTGCAAAATTTTGGAAATCTCTAGCAAACTTCTCTGCAAAGACACTTAAGATAATGGTGCTACTTTTAAAGTACACAGGAGTATTATGGTTACTACAACTTTTTACTCGTATGGTAGGTGGCGGTGGTCATCACGAGAGTGTGCTAAGCCGTGAGGACTTTACTGCAATGGCACAAATGGCGGGTGAAGATGGCGTTTTTGAAGAAAGTGAATCTAAAATTCTTAATAACCTTCTTACCTTTAAAGAGGTACTTACTAAAGATATTATGACGCCACGTACGGTTATAAAAATGGCAGATGCAAATACAACCGTTGCAGACTTTTTTGAAGAAAACCAATCGCTGCGTTTTTCTAGAATTCCAATTTTTGAAGGAACACGTGATCACATCACTGGTATTGTTTTAAAGAGCGAGGTATACCGTGAGATGGCACTAGATAATCACACAACAACTCTTAAAGAGATAGAACGTCCTATTTTAATCACAAAACGTAATTTGCCTATTCCAGATCTTTTTGAAGAACTTATTTCTACAAAAAATCATATTGCCCTAGTGGTAGATGAGTATGGTACAATGAGTGGTCTTGTCACTATGGAAGATGTTATAGAAACCCTTCTTGGACTAGAGATTATGGATGAAAGTGATAGTGTAGCAGACTTGCAAACGCTAGCACGTCGCAACTGGCAAAAAAGAGCTAAAGCTCTAGGGCTTTATGATGAGAATAGTGCTAAAAGCTAG